From Chlorocebus sabaeus isolate Y175 chromosome 15, mChlSab1.0.hap1, whole genome shotgun sequence, the proteins below share one genomic window:
- the THPO gene encoding thrombopoietin isoform X1, translated as MELTELLLVVMLLLTARLTLSSPAPPACDPRVLSKLLRDSHVLHSRLSLCPEVNPLPTPVLLPAVDFSLGEWKTQMEETKAQDILGAVTLLLEGVMAARGQLGPTCLSSLLGQLSGQVRLLLGALQSLLGTQLPPQGRTTAHKDPNAIFLSFQHLLRGKVRFLLLVGGPTLCVRRAPPTTAVPSRTSLVLTLNELPNRTSGLLETNFTASARTTGSGLQKRQQGFRAKIPGLLNQTSRSLDRIPGYLNRIHELLNGTRGLFPGPSRRTLGAPDISPGTSDTGSLPPNLQPGYSPSPTHPPTGQYTLFPLPPTLPSPVVQLHPLLPDPSAPTPTPTSPLLNTSHTHSQNLSQEG; from the exons ATGGAGCTGACTG AATTGCTCCTCGTGGTCATGCTTCTCCTAACTGCAAGGCTAACTCTGTCCAGCCCGGCTCCTCCTGCCTGTGACCCCCGAGTCCTCAGTAAACTGCTTCGTGACTCCCATGTCCTTCACAGCAGACTG AGCCTGTGCCCAGAGGTTAACCCTTTACCCACACCTGTCCTGCTGCCTGCTGTGGACTTTAGCTTGGGAGAATGGAAAACCCAGATG GAGGAGACCAAGGCACAGGACATTCTGGGAGCAGTGACCCTTCTGCTGGAGGGAGTAATGGCAGCACGGGGACAACTGGGACCCACTTGCCTCTCATCCCTCCTGGGGCAGCTTTCTGGACAGGTCCGTCTCCTCCTTGGGGCCCTGCAGAGCCTCCTTGGAACCCAG CTTCCTCCACAGGGCAGGACCACAGCTCACAAGGACCCCAATGCCATCTTCCTGAGCTTCCAACACCTGCTCCGAGGAAAGGTGCGTTTCCTGCTGCTTGTAGGAGGGCCCACCCTCTGCGTCAGGCGGGCCCCACCCACCACAGCTGTCCCCAGCAGAACCTCTCTAGTCCTCACACTGAACGAGCTCCCAAACAGGACTTCTGGATTGTTGGAGACAAACTTCACTGCCTCAGCCAGAACTACTGGCTCTGGACTTCAGAAGCGGCAGCAGGGATTCAGAGCCAAGATTCCTGGTCTGCTGAACCAAACCTCCAGGTCCCTGGACCGAATCCCCGGATACCTGAACAGGATACACGAACTCTTGAATGGAACTCGTGGACTCTTTCCTGGACCCTCACGCAGGACCCTAGGAGCCCCGGACATTTCCCCAGGAACATCAGACACAGGCTCCCTGCCACCCAACCTCCAGCCTGGATATTCTCCTTCCCCAACCCATCCCCCTACTGGACAGTACACACTCTTCCCTcttccacccaccttgccctcccctGTGGTCCAGCTCCACCCCCTGCTTCCTGACCCTTCTGCTCCAACACCCACCCCTACCAGCCCTCTTCTAAACACATCTCACACCCACTCCCAGAATCTGTCTCAGGAAGGGTAA
- the THPO gene encoding thrombopoietin isoform X3 — protein MELTELLLVVMLLLTARLTLSSPAPPACDPRVLSKLLRDSHVLHSRLSLCPEVNPLPTPVLLPAVDFSLGEWKTQMEETKAQDILGAVTLLLEGVMAARGQLGPTCLSSLLGQLSGQVRLLLGALQSLLGTQLPPQGRTTAHKDPNAIFLSFQHLLRGKDFWIVGDKLHCLSQNYWLWTSEAAAGIQSQDSWSAEPNLQVPGPNPRIPEQDTRTLEWNSWTLSWTLTQDPRSPGHFPRNIRHRLPATQPPAWIFSFPNPSPYWTVHTLPSSTHLALPCGPAPPPAS, from the exons ATGGAGCTGACTG AATTGCTCCTCGTGGTCATGCTTCTCCTAACTGCAAGGCTAACTCTGTCCAGCCCGGCTCCTCCTGCCTGTGACCCCCGAGTCCTCAGTAAACTGCTTCGTGACTCCCATGTCCTTCACAGCAGACTG AGCCTGTGCCCAGAGGTTAACCCTTTACCCACACCTGTCCTGCTGCCTGCTGTGGACTTTAGCTTGGGAGAATGGAAAACCCAGATG GAGGAGACCAAGGCACAGGACATTCTGGGAGCAGTGACCCTTCTGCTGGAGGGAGTAATGGCAGCACGGGGACAACTGGGACCCACTTGCCTCTCATCCCTCCTGGGGCAGCTTTCTGGACAGGTCCGTCTCCTCCTTGGGGCCCTGCAGAGCCTCCTTGGAACCCAG CTTCCTCCACAGGGCAGGACCACAGCTCACAAGGACCCCAATGCCATCTTCCTGAGCTTCCAACACCTGCTCCGAGGAAAG GACTTCTGGATTGTTGGAGACAAACTTCACTGCCTCAGCCAGAACTACTGGCTCTGGACTTCAGAAGCGGCAGCAGGGATTCAGAGCCAAGATTCCTGGTCTGCTGAACCAAACCTCCAGGTCCCTGGACCGAATCCCCGGATACCTGAACAGGATACACGAACTCTTGAATGGAACTCGTGGACTCTTTCCTGGACCCTCACGCAGGACCCTAGGAGCCCCGGACATTTCCCCAGGAACATCAGACACAGGCTCCCTGCCACCCAACCTCCAGCCTGGATATTCTCCTTCCCCAACCCATCCCCCTACTGGACAGTACACACTCTTCCCTcttccacccaccttgccctcccctGTGGTCCAGCTCCACCCCCTGCTTCCTGA
- the THPO gene encoding thrombopoietin isoform X4 produces the protein MELTELLLVVMLLLTARLTLSSPAPPACDPRVLSKLLRDSHVLHSRLSLCPEVNPLPTPVLLPAVDFSLGEWKTQMEETKAQDILGAVTLLLEGVMAARGQLGPTCLSSLLGQLSGQVRLLLGALQSLLGTQGRTTAHKDPNAIFLSFQHLLRGKDFWIVGDKLHCLSQNYWLWTSEAAAGIQSQDSWSAEPNLQVPGPNPRIPEQDTRTLEWNSWTLSWTLTQDPRSPGHFPRNIRHRLPATQPPAWIFSFPNPSPYWTVHTLPSSTHLALPCGPAPPPAS, from the exons ATGGAGCTGACTG AATTGCTCCTCGTGGTCATGCTTCTCCTAACTGCAAGGCTAACTCTGTCCAGCCCGGCTCCTCCTGCCTGTGACCCCCGAGTCCTCAGTAAACTGCTTCGTGACTCCCATGTCCTTCACAGCAGACTG AGCCTGTGCCCAGAGGTTAACCCTTTACCCACACCTGTCCTGCTGCCTGCTGTGGACTTTAGCTTGGGAGAATGGAAAACCCAGATG GAGGAGACCAAGGCACAGGACATTCTGGGAGCAGTGACCCTTCTGCTGGAGGGAGTAATGGCAGCACGGGGACAACTGGGACCCACTTGCCTCTCATCCCTCCTGGGGCAGCTTTCTGGACAGGTCCGTCTCCTCCTTGGGGCCCTGCAGAGCCTCCTTGGAACCCAG GGCAGGACCACAGCTCACAAGGACCCCAATGCCATCTTCCTGAGCTTCCAACACCTGCTCCGAGGAAAG GACTTCTGGATTGTTGGAGACAAACTTCACTGCCTCAGCCAGAACTACTGGCTCTGGACTTCAGAAGCGGCAGCAGGGATTCAGAGCCAAGATTCCTGGTCTGCTGAACCAAACCTCCAGGTCCCTGGACCGAATCCCCGGATACCTGAACAGGATACACGAACTCTTGAATGGAACTCGTGGACTCTTTCCTGGACCCTCACGCAGGACCCTAGGAGCCCCGGACATTTCCCCAGGAACATCAGACACAGGCTCCCTGCCACCCAACCTCCAGCCTGGATATTCTCCTTCCCCAACCCATCCCCCTACTGGACAGTACACACTCTTCCCTcttccacccaccttgccctcccctGTGGTCCAGCTCCACCCCCTGCTTCCTGA
- the THPO gene encoding thrombopoietin isoform X5 yields MELTELLLVVMLLLTARLTLSSPAPPACDPRVLSKLLRDSHVLHSRLSLCPEVNPLPTPVLLPAVDFSLGEWKTQMEETKAQDILGAVTLLLEGVMAARGQLGPTCLSSLLGQLSGQVRLLLGALQSLLGTQDHSSQGPQCHLPELPTPAPRKGAFPAACRRAHPLRQAGPTHHSCPQQNLSSPHTERAPKQDFWIVGDKLHCLSQNYWLWTSEAAAGIQSQDSWSAEPNLQVPGPNPRIPEQDTRTLEWNSWTLSWTLTQDPRSPGHFPRNIRHRLPATQPPAWIFSFPNPSPYWTVHTLPSSTHLALPCGPAPPPAS; encoded by the exons ATGGAGCTGACTG AATTGCTCCTCGTGGTCATGCTTCTCCTAACTGCAAGGCTAACTCTGTCCAGCCCGGCTCCTCCTGCCTGTGACCCCCGAGTCCTCAGTAAACTGCTTCGTGACTCCCATGTCCTTCACAGCAGACTG AGCCTGTGCCCAGAGGTTAACCCTTTACCCACACCTGTCCTGCTGCCTGCTGTGGACTTTAGCTTGGGAGAATGGAAAACCCAGATG GAGGAGACCAAGGCACAGGACATTCTGGGAGCAGTGACCCTTCTGCTGGAGGGAGTAATGGCAGCACGGGGACAACTGGGACCCACTTGCCTCTCATCCCTCCTGGGGCAGCTTTCTGGACAGGTCCGTCTCCTCCTTGGGGCCCTGCAGAGCCTCCTTGGAACCCAG GACCACAGCTCACAAGGACCCCAATGCCATCTTCCTGAGCTTCCAACACCTGCTCCGAGGAAAGGTGCGTTTCCTGCTGCTTGTAGGAGGGCCCACCCTCTGCGTCAGGCGGGCCCCACCCACCACAGCTGTCCCCAGCAGAACCTCTCTAGTCCTCACACTGAACGAGCTCCCAAACAGGACTTCTGGATTGTTGGAGACAAACTTCACTGCCTCAGCCAGAACTACTGGCTCTGGACTTCAGAAGCGGCAGCAGGGATTCAGAGCCAAGATTCCTGGTCTGCTGAACCAAACCTCCAGGTCCCTGGACCGAATCCCCGGATACCTGAACAGGATACACGAACTCTTGAATGGAACTCGTGGACTCTTTCCTGGACCCTCACGCAGGACCCTAGGAGCCCCGGACATTTCCCCAGGAACATCAGACACAGGCTCCCTGCCACCCAACCTCCAGCCTGGATATTCTCCTTCCCCAACCCATCCCCCTACTGGACAGTACACACTCTTCCCTcttccacccaccttgccctcccctGTGGTCCAGCTCCACCCCCTGCTTCCTGA
- the THPO gene encoding thrombopoietin isoform X2 produces the protein MELTELLLVVMLLLTARLTLSSPAPPACDPRVLSKLLRDSHVLHSRLSLCPEVNPLPTPVLLPAVDFSLGEWKTQMEETKAQDILGAVTLLLEGVMAARGQLGPTCLSSLLGQLSGQVRLLLGALQSLLGTQGRTTAHKDPNAIFLSFQHLLRGKVRFLLLVGGPTLCVRRAPPTTAVPSRTSLVLTLNELPNRTSGLLETNFTASARTTGSGLQKRQQGFRAKIPGLLNQTSRSLDRIPGYLNRIHELLNGTRGLFPGPSRRTLGAPDISPGTSDTGSLPPNLQPGYSPSPTHPPTGQYTLFPLPPTLPSPVVQLHPLLPDPSAPTPTPTSPLLNTSHTHSQNLSQEG, from the exons ATGGAGCTGACTG AATTGCTCCTCGTGGTCATGCTTCTCCTAACTGCAAGGCTAACTCTGTCCAGCCCGGCTCCTCCTGCCTGTGACCCCCGAGTCCTCAGTAAACTGCTTCGTGACTCCCATGTCCTTCACAGCAGACTG AGCCTGTGCCCAGAGGTTAACCCTTTACCCACACCTGTCCTGCTGCCTGCTGTGGACTTTAGCTTGGGAGAATGGAAAACCCAGATG GAGGAGACCAAGGCACAGGACATTCTGGGAGCAGTGACCCTTCTGCTGGAGGGAGTAATGGCAGCACGGGGACAACTGGGACCCACTTGCCTCTCATCCCTCCTGGGGCAGCTTTCTGGACAGGTCCGTCTCCTCCTTGGGGCCCTGCAGAGCCTCCTTGGAACCCAG GGCAGGACCACAGCTCACAAGGACCCCAATGCCATCTTCCTGAGCTTCCAACACCTGCTCCGAGGAAAGGTGCGTTTCCTGCTGCTTGTAGGAGGGCCCACCCTCTGCGTCAGGCGGGCCCCACCCACCACAGCTGTCCCCAGCAGAACCTCTCTAGTCCTCACACTGAACGAGCTCCCAAACAGGACTTCTGGATTGTTGGAGACAAACTTCACTGCCTCAGCCAGAACTACTGGCTCTGGACTTCAGAAGCGGCAGCAGGGATTCAGAGCCAAGATTCCTGGTCTGCTGAACCAAACCTCCAGGTCCCTGGACCGAATCCCCGGATACCTGAACAGGATACACGAACTCTTGAATGGAACTCGTGGACTCTTTCCTGGACCCTCACGCAGGACCCTAGGAGCCCCGGACATTTCCCCAGGAACATCAGACACAGGCTCCCTGCCACCCAACCTCCAGCCTGGATATTCTCCTTCCCCAACCCATCCCCCTACTGGACAGTACACACTCTTCCCTcttccacccaccttgccctcccctGTGGTCCAGCTCCACCCCCTGCTTCCTGACCCTTCTGCTCCAACACCCACCCCTACCAGCCCTCTTCTAAACACATCTCACACCCACTCCCAGAATCTGTCTCAGGAAGGGTAA